The Paenibacillus thermoaerophilus genome includes a window with the following:
- a CDS encoding zinc ribbon domain-containing protein — MSLFKKIKESALSAADKAQQTVEITRIHAQISGKEKEIANLYQQLGKRVFDAYVTGDLQSAEPNIAEYSGKVIEIQKEIEVLKQKIREIKNEKQCECGTTVPADALFCSSCGRKLETPAKEPQSNVEGADDPALCAVCKNPLEAGAKFCVHCGTSQAAAKEGIGE; from the coding sequence ATGAGCCTTTTTAAGAAGATCAAAGAAAGTGCTCTCAGCGCGGCTGACAAAGCCCAGCAAACGGTTGAAATCACAAGGATCCATGCCCAGATTTCCGGTAAAGAAAAGGAAATCGCGAATCTGTACCAGCAGCTAGGCAAACGGGTCTTCGATGCTTATGTTACGGGGGACCTGCAGTCCGCCGAACCGAATATCGCCGAATATTCCGGAAAAGTCATTGAAATTCAGAAAGAAATCGAGGTTTTAAAACAAAAAATCAGAGAAATTAAAAATGAAAAGCAGTGTGAATGCGGCACTACGGTACCGGCGGATGCGCTTTTCTGTTCTTCCTGCGGCCGCAAATTGGAGACGCCGGCGAAGGAACCGCAATCGAATGTCGAAGGCGCGGATGATCCGGCTCTTTGCGCGGTTTGCAAGAACCCGCTGGAGGCGGGAGCCAAATTTTGCGTTCATTGCGGAACCTCGCAGGCTGCGGCGAAAGAAGGGATCGGCGAATGA
- a CDS encoding ABC transporter ATP-binding protein, whose product MEPILQVKNLSVSFQSRGEEVRAVRGVSFDIKKGETLGIVGESGSGKSVTARSIMRLLPSPPSFLKEGEIIFLGENLAHKTEKEMENIRGRDIGMIFQDPMTSLNPTIKIGKQISESLIKHQGLSKKEAEKQAIDMLKLVGIRNSEARYHQYPHEFSGGMRQRVMIAMALACRPALLIADEPTTALDVTIQAQILNLMKNMQQRFGTSIILITHDLGVVAGMCDRVVVMKDGEIVETGTTEEIFENPRHPYTLKLLNALPRLDEKKKPKPAPLVWTKPDDRPFIEVRSLKKYFDLGKGNILKAVNGVSFHINKGETLGVVGESGCGKSTTGRTILRLHEPTGGEVLYEGMSVNRLSSREMKIMRRYMQMIFQDPYASLNPRMKVLDIIGEALDVQKLTASKQERKKRVEELLDMVGLDPSFAMRYPHEFSGGQRQRIGIARALAVDPKFIVCDEPLSALDVSIQSQVVKLLEELQHRLGLTYLFIAHDLSMVKHISDRVAVMYMGKIVELAESEELYSNPQHEYTKTLLAAIPVPDPRIESKKKRVLMDEQTEGDKYNLENSELVEVSKGHWVALPVK is encoded by the coding sequence ATGGAGCCCATTCTACAAGTAAAAAATTTGTCCGTATCCTTTCAATCCCGCGGTGAAGAAGTCCGGGCCGTGCGCGGCGTAAGCTTCGATATAAAAAAGGGAGAGACGTTGGGAATTGTAGGCGAATCGGGAAGCGGCAAGAGCGTGACTGCCCGGTCCATTATGCGATTGCTCCCTTCTCCACCTTCATTTCTTAAAGAAGGAGAAATTATTTTCCTGGGCGAGAACCTGGCTCACAAAACCGAGAAAGAAATGGAAAACATCCGGGGCCGGGACATCGGCATGATTTTCCAGGACCCGATGACTTCTCTCAACCCTACGATTAAAATCGGGAAGCAAATATCGGAGAGCTTGATCAAGCATCAGGGATTGTCCAAGAAAGAAGCGGAAAAGCAAGCGATCGACATGCTGAAATTGGTCGGCATCCGAAACAGCGAAGCCCGTTACCATCAATACCCGCACGAGTTCTCCGGCGGCATGCGGCAGCGGGTGATGATTGCCATGGCGCTGGCTTGCCGTCCGGCCTTGCTGATTGCGGACGAACCGACGACGGCGCTTGACGTGACGATTCAGGCCCAGATTCTGAATCTGATGAAAAATATGCAGCAGCGGTTCGGGACTTCCATTATTTTGATCACGCACGACCTCGGCGTTGTGGCCGGCATGTGCGACCGCGTTGTCGTCATGAAGGACGGAGAAATCGTAGAGACGGGAACGACGGAAGAGATTTTTGAGAATCCCCGGCATCCGTATACGCTCAAACTGTTAAACGCGCTGCCGCGTCTGGACGAGAAAAAGAAACCGAAGCCGGCGCCGCTTGTATGGACCAAGCCGGACGACCGGCCGTTTATCGAAGTCCGGTCGCTTAAGAAGTATTTTGACCTGGGAAAAGGGAACATCCTCAAAGCGGTGAACGGCGTCAGCTTCCACATCAACAAAGGTGAGACGCTCGGCGTCGTAGGCGAATCCGGCTGCGGCAAGTCGACGACGGGACGGACGATCTTGCGGCTGCACGAGCCGACCGGCGGAGAGGTGCTGTACGAGGGGATGTCGGTTAACCGGTTGTCCTCGAGAGAGATGAAGATCATGCGCCGTTACATGCAAATGATCTTCCAGGACCCTTACGCGTCGCTTAATCCCCGGATGAAGGTTCTGGATATTATCGGCGAAGCCCTTGATGTCCAAAAACTGACGGCGAGCAAGCAGGAACGGAAGAAGCGGGTCGAGGAATTGCTCGATATGGTTGGGCTGGACCCGTCCTTCGCCATGCGTTATCCGCACGAGTTCTCCGGCGGGCAGCGCCAGCGGATCGGAATCGCCCGCGCTCTTGCGGTCGACCCCAAATTTATTGTGTGCGACGAGCCTCTATCCGCTCTCGACGTCTCGATTCAGTCGCAGGTCGTCAAGCTGCTCGAAGAGCTGCAGCACCGGCTCGGTCTGACTTACCTGTTCATCGCGCACGATCTGTCCATGGTCAAGCATATCAGCGACCGCGTAGCCGTGATGTATATGGGGAAAATTGTCGAGCTGGCCGAAAGCGAAGAGCTGTATTCCAATCCGCAGCACGAATACACGAAGACGTTGTTGGCCGCTATTCCGGTTCCCGATCCGCGGATCGAGTCGAAAAAGAAAAGAGTGCTGATGGACGAGCAGACGGAAGGCGACAAGTACAATCTGGAAAACTCGGAACTTGTCGAAGTGTCCAAAGGACATTGGGTGGCCCTTCCCGTTAAGTGA
- a CDS encoding ABC transporter permease, whose translation MFLYPPYRYLILLLGAPVHLVVWLVYLYKRRTDSYSSELAKTKLELIASNYKEELRAELKEQLLRKHRFFGQQVSQRELDRQVEKLTEAQFRAAVIERTEQKLQQGQLKRLSFADTFKSLIEHPLFLIVSFIPGLLMYVLLFLYSNPYLKYIFERLVMSVFVIFGVAVIVFTILYLSPFDPAANILGETATNEQIAAFNKMYGLDQSYIVQLWNNIKGIFTFDLGKSFSGNEEITSTIARKFPITLTLAVISLLLAMAIALPIGIVSAVKRNSFFDYTFMFIALVGLSIPNFWQGLIFILTFSIKLHWLPATYSPQNWLSIIMPVVVLGTGLTAAVARMTRSSTLEVINEDYMMTARAKGLSRRQVLLKHAVRNAIIPIITVIGLQFGGMLGGASVTEKVFNISGIGSYIVDKQFIPDIPAIMGGVVYTAITISIVNVVVDILYAFFDPRIRSKLKQY comes from the coding sequence ATGTTCTTGTATCCTCCGTACAGATATCTGATTCTATTATTGGGGGCTCCCGTTCATCTCGTTGTATGGCTCGTGTATTTATACAAGAGAAGAACGGATTCGTACTCGTCCGAATTGGCCAAAACCAAACTTGAACTGATCGCTTCCAATTATAAGGAAGAACTTCGGGCGGAATTAAAGGAGCAACTGCTGCGAAAGCACCGTTTCTTCGGCCAGCAGGTCAGTCAGCGGGAGCTGGACCGGCAAGTCGAAAAGTTGACGGAAGCGCAGTTTCGCGCAGCAGTCATCGAGCGAACCGAACAGAAGCTGCAGCAAGGCCAACTGAAAAGATTGAGCTTCGCCGACACCTTCAAGTCGCTTATCGAGCATCCGTTGTTTTTGATCGTATCGTTTATCCCCGGATTGCTCATGTATGTGCTGCTGTTTCTCTATAGCAATCCGTACCTGAAATACATTTTCGAAAGACTCGTCATGAGCGTGTTCGTCATTTTTGGCGTGGCCGTTATCGTCTTTACGATTTTGTATCTGTCGCCCTTTGATCCGGCCGCCAACATCCTGGGCGAAACCGCGACGAACGAGCAGATCGCCGCGTTCAACAAAATGTACGGACTTGATCAGTCCTATATCGTTCAACTGTGGAACAACATCAAAGGTATTTTCACCTTCGATCTGGGCAAATCGTTCTCCGGGAACGAGGAGATTACGTCGACCATCGCCAGGAAGTTCCCGATCACGCTGACGCTGGCGGTTATCTCGCTGCTTCTGGCTATGGCGATCGCATTGCCGATCGGGATCGTCTCCGCCGTTAAACGCAATTCGTTCTTCGATTATACGTTTATGTTTATCGCTCTGGTCGGCTTGTCGATTCCGAACTTTTGGCAAGGCCTTATTTTCATATTGACGTTCTCGATCAAGCTCCACTGGTTGCCGGCGACCTACAGTCCGCAAAACTGGCTGTCCATCATCATGCCGGTTGTCGTGCTGGGCACGGGCTTAACGGCCGCCGTAGCCAGAATGACGAGGTCCTCCACTTTGGAGGTTATCAACGAAGATTATATGATGACCGCCAGAGCGAAAGGTCTGAGCCGGAGACAAGTGCTGCTGAAGCATGCCGTGCGCAATGCGATCATTCCGATCATCACCGTCATCGGCCTGCAGTTCGGCGGTATGCTGGGCGGCGCATCCGTGACGGAAAAAGTTTTTAACATCAGCGGGATCGGCAGCTATATCGTAGACAAGCAATTTATCCCGGATATTCCCGCCATCATGGGCGGTGTCGTGTATACGGCGATCACCATTTCGATCGTCAATGTTGTGGTCGACATTTTATACGCATTTTTCGACCCCAGAATCCGATCGAAGTTGAAACAATACTAA
- a CDS encoding ABC transporter permease: MTTTYAAKQETQYKLKASQEYSQANFAWIVSLILSAILLFNSYDFTDKTVRSYVFAAFLAYAIFTVLQIAITAMIRKDILAHGYIRNSTRALGYVQLLGILTANLFVVTAAFNLIKKQKTPEYTLAVYTVLTGLFVIAVSALNLFKPYVANLFLESMYVLLAITVFHVVAFLLVSKHVKGHHVPSGMKFLAYPLMLTAVTGNLFALLLGLNLLAKIRKHGSPATAKWEDVWERLTRNTTSMLGLFFIVFLFSISVCSYFTFSYSVAINNNYGAILQSPSLAYPFGTDNFGRCLFSRIVFGARISLIVGVISTAIPLVIGGILGAISGYYGRHTDNIIMRLLDILYAIPGILLAIAIIAAFGANTVNLILALSVGAIPTYARTMRANVLQVSTFEFVEAARAFGAGNLPIIFKHIVPNSLAPMIVKSTLTIGSAVISTSSLSFLGLGVEPHIPEWGNILKLGSTYLESHPYLAIYPGLAIMLLVLSFNFLGDGLRDALDPKTD; encoded by the coding sequence ATGACAACGACGTATGCTGCCAAACAGGAAACCCAGTACAAGCTTAAAGCTTCACAGGAGTACAGTCAAGCCAACTTCGCTTGGATTGTATCCTTGATCTTGTCTGCGATCCTGTTGTTCAACAGTTACGATTTCACGGACAAGACCGTTCGTTCCTATGTTTTCGCCGCGTTTTTGGCTTATGCGATTTTTACAGTTCTGCAAATCGCCATAACGGCAATGATCCGTAAAGATATTCTGGCTCACGGTTATATCAGGAACTCGACAAGAGCTTTGGGATATGTGCAACTGCTCGGTATATTGACGGCCAATCTGTTCGTGGTCACGGCCGCCTTCAACCTGATCAAAAAACAGAAAACTCCCGAATATACGCTCGCCGTATATACGGTGCTTACCGGGCTGTTTGTCATTGCGGTATCGGCGTTGAATTTGTTCAAGCCGTATGTCGCCAATTTGTTTCTGGAATCGATGTACGTTCTGTTGGCGATCACGGTGTTTCACGTTGTCGCTTTTTTGCTTGTGTCGAAACATGTTAAGGGACATCACGTTCCTTCGGGGATGAAGTTTCTGGCCTATCCGCTCATGCTGACCGCTGTCACCGGCAATTTGTTTGCGCTGCTGCTCGGACTGAACCTGCTTGCCAAAATCCGCAAGCACGGCAGTCCGGCTACGGCGAAATGGGAAGACGTATGGGAACGGCTTACGCGGAACACCACATCGATGTTGGGCTTGTTCTTTATCGTTTTTCTGTTTTCCATATCCGTTTGCAGCTACTTTACGTTCAGCTACAGCGTGGCCATCAACAACAATTACGGGGCGATCCTTCAATCCCCCAGCCTGGCGTATCCGTTCGGAACGGACAACTTTGGCCGATGCCTGTTTTCCAGAATCGTGTTCGGCGCCCGGATCTCGCTGATTGTCGGTGTCATCTCCACGGCCATTCCTCTGGTGATCGGAGGCATACTCGGCGCGATCTCCGGATATTACGGCCGGCACACCGACAACATCATCATGCGGCTTCTGGACATTCTGTACGCCATCCCGGGCATACTGCTCGCCATCGCGATTATCGCCGCGTTCGGCGCGAACACGGTCAACCTGATTCTGGCGCTTAGCGTCGGGGCGATTCCGACCTATGCCCGAACCATGAGGGCCAATGTCCTGCAAGTGTCCACCTTCGAGTTCGTGGAAGCGGCGCGGGCGTTCGGCGCCGGGAACTTGCCCATTATATTCAAGCATATCGTGCCCAACTCGCTTGCGCCGATGATCGTCAAATCGACATTAACGATCGGCAGCGCCGTCATTTCCACGAGCAGCCTGAGCTTCTTGGGACTCGGCGTGGAGCCTCATATTCCGGAGTGGGGAAACATTCTGAAGCTGGGAAGCACATACCTGGAGTCCCATCCTTATCTGGCTATTTATCCGGGGCTCGCCATTATGCTGCTGGTCTTGTCCTTTAACTTTCTGGGAGATGGGCTGCGGGACGCGCTCGATCCGAAGACGGACTAA
- a CDS encoding ABC transporter substrate-binding protein — protein MKKRSLFTLGLALMLTMSACSVKTEKDAAENNTDSSQPAEQSGITIELLGMSSGESDINIIRDQLTKNGFNVKLNIQPDYGSFKAQQDAGNFDIALSSWTTVTGNPDYAVRSLFKTGGDYSILSDPEIDKLIDEAATQTPDQFVETYKKFEQRLVTDKAYIVPLYNSLKSQAFNKEVVDEKSIRLSKSRSLPWEELDFVDKSKRDNTALVLQQASSTLTSLDPIKGNDGSINMLNTNMYVRLVNLTDDDVITSKGSLSLNHTIAEGNSEYYFILRDDINFAKVENKLAVDSGERVGAEDVVFSLLRAKDKNSVPDHRTYTLHEHIKNVEIVTDLQALESVKQSGGNGTVKEALEKGLNTKISALVADKNQANNKEGKYQVVKLTTTEPFPQVLNYLAHQSAGIVSKKQVEKINTYNVATFDKNKDIPYGDQNTVTEGDKYNNTLYASGPYILAYKNDYEAVFYKNPGYMKGTEHEPRISKITVRFIKDADSALSALRSGEIHVYYGVPETKYDIVKGDSKLKLQTIPSNAVSYLLFNTKNREVAKSEDLRKAVLYSINQDEILQFYKNNKLKAFSTLSPLVKTGNELKADPAKVKEFLQKYKESANK, from the coding sequence ATGAAAAAACGCTCTTTATTCACCCTCGGGCTCGCTCTGATGCTCACCATGAGCGCATGCTCCGTGAAGACGGAAAAAGACGCCGCCGAGAACAACACGGACTCGTCCCAACCGGCCGAGCAATCCGGAATCACGATCGAATTGCTGGGCATGAGCTCGGGCGAATCCGACATCAACATTATCCGGGACCAGCTCACCAAAAACGGCTTTAACGTGAAGCTGAACATTCAGCCCGACTACGGCAGCTTCAAGGCCCAACAAGATGCGGGCAACTTCGATATTGCTCTGTCGAGCTGGACGACCGTTACCGGCAACCCCGACTATGCGGTCCGTTCCCTGTTCAAAACCGGCGGCGACTACAGCATTCTGTCCGATCCGGAGATCGACAAGCTGATCGACGAAGCCGCGACGCAAACTCCCGATCAATTTGTCGAGACGTACAAAAAATTCGAACAGCGCCTTGTCACCGACAAAGCGTATATCGTACCGTTGTACAATTCGTTGAAGAGCCAGGCGTTCAACAAGGAAGTCGTCGACGAGAAATCGATCCGGTTGTCCAAGTCCCGTTCCCTGCCGTGGGAAGAGCTTGATTTTGTAGACAAGTCCAAGCGCGACAACACGGCTCTGGTTCTGCAGCAAGCTTCTTCCACATTGACGTCGCTTGACCCGATCAAAGGCAACGACGGGTCCATCAACATGCTGAACACGAATATGTACGTTCGCCTGGTCAACCTGACCGATGACGACGTCATTACGTCCAAAGGCTCGCTGTCGCTCAACCACACCATCGCCGAGGGGAACTCCGAATACTACTTCATTCTCCGCGACGATATCAACTTCGCCAAAGTCGAGAACAAGCTTGCCGTTGATTCGGGCGAGCGCGTAGGCGCGGAAGACGTTGTCTTCTCCCTGCTGCGGGCGAAAGACAAAAATTCCGTACCGGATCACCGCACGTACACGCTGCATGAGCATATTAAAAACGTCGAGATCGTAACCGACCTGCAAGCTCTGGAGTCCGTGAAGCAATCCGGCGGCAACGGAACCGTCAAGGAAGCGCTGGAAAAAGGGCTGAACACGAAAATTTCCGCGCTGGTTGCCGATAAAAATCAAGCCAACAACAAGGAAGGCAAATATCAAGTGGTCAAACTGACCACAACCGAGCCGTTCCCGCAAGTCCTGAACTACCTGGCGCACCAATCGGCAGGTATCGTGTCCAAGAAACAAGTCGAAAAAATCAATACGTATAACGTCGCAACGTTCGACAAAAATAAAGACATCCCGTACGGGGACCAAAACACGGTAACCGAAGGCGACAAATACAACAATACGCTGTATGCAAGCGGTCCGTATATTCTGGCTTACAAAAACGACTATGAGGCTGTCTTCTACAAAAACCCCGGCTACATGAAGGGAACCGAACATGAGCCGAGAATCTCGAAAATTACCGTCCGCTTCATCAAGGATGCGGACAGCGCGCTCTCCGCGCTGCGCAGCGGCGAGATTCATGTGTACTACGGCGTTCCGGAAACGAAGTACGACATTGTCAAAGGCGACAGCAAGCTGAAGCTGCAAACGATCCCGAGCAACGCCGTATCCTATCTGCTGTTCAACACCAAAAATCGGGAAGTCGCCAAGAGCGAGGATCTGAGAAAAGCTGTGCTTTACTCGATCAACCAGGACGAAATCCTGCAGTTCTACAAAAACAATAAACTCAAAGCCTTCTCGACCCTCAGCCCGCTTGTGAAAACCGGCAATGAGCTGAAGGCCGATCCGGCAAAAGTAAAGGAATTCTTGCAGAAATACAAAGAAAGCGCGAATAAATAA